In Gambusia affinis linkage group LG06, SWU_Gaff_1.0, whole genome shotgun sequence, one DNA window encodes the following:
- the tagln gene encoding transgelin isoform X1, with product MATKSVGMANKGPSYGMSRQVQDKIDSKYDPELEQILVEWISRQCGSGVGRPEAGKMGFQTWLKDGCVLSELINSLFPGDKPIKKIQSSPMAFKQMEQISQFLNAAEKYGVTKTDMFQTVDLWEGKDLAAVQRTLSALGSLAVTKEEGTYNGDPNWFFKKAQENKRDFSDEQLKAGKNVIGLQMGSNKGASQEGMSYGRPRQIL from the exons ATGGCAACAAAG AGTGTCGGCATGGCTAACAAAGGTCCATCTTACGGCATGAGTCGGCAGGTTCAGGATAAGATCGATAGCAAGTACGATCCTGAGCTGGAGCAGATCCTGGTGGAGTGGATCAGCCGTCAGTGTGGCTCTGGTGTGGGCAGGCCAGAGGCCGGCAAAATGGGCTTCCAGACCTGGCTGAAGGACGGATGT GTCCTGAGTGAACTTATTAATAGTTTGTTTCCTGGAGACAAACCGATAAAGAAGATCCAGAGCTCACCAATGGCCTTCAAACAAATGGAGCAGATCTCGCAGTTCCTCAACGCTGCAGAGAAGTACGGCGTCACCAAGACTGACATGTTCCAGACTGTGGACCTATGGGAAG GTAAGGACTTGGCAGCGGTTCAACGGACCCTGTCGGCTTTAGGCAGCTTGGCCGTCACCAAGGAGGAAGGCACATACAATGGAGACCCTAACTGGTTCTTCAA GAAAGCACAAGAGAACAAGCGAGATTTCAGCGACGAGCAGCTGAAGGCCGGCAAAAACGTGATCGGGTTGCAGATGGGGTCCAATAAGGGAGCCAGTCAGGAGGGAATGAGCTATGGCCGACCCCGACAGATCCTTTAA
- the pcsk7 gene encoding proprotein convertase subtilisin/kexin type 7: MAAPYFPTFLLLIFLSSVALLLLTLLPSVTPSLPLTASSLSSAWPSCGPGQSWAVRIHHSLHHQNEDERKASVHLDVIADRVAKEAGLQNRGQIGELEGHYLLCSSQPHTGSLGGVWKRSIQPSDVLATHPHVLWYSKERVLSRSKRSLAFNDPNYPKQWHLHNRINRGMDINVTGVWEHNITGQGVTVVVVDDGVEHTHKDIQLNYSPEGSYDLNSNDPDPMPHPDLHSDNHHGTRCAGEIAAVPNNSFCAVGVAYGSKVAGIRVLDGPLTDSLEAIAFNKHYQINDIYSCSWGPDDDGHTVDGPHPLGKAALQHGVIAGRRGFGSIFVVASGNGGQYNDNCNYDGYANSIYTITIGAVDEEGKKPFYAEDCASMLAVTFSSGGARSRSIVTSDWSMHKGSGCTEGHTGTSAAAPLAAGMVALMLQVRPCLTWRDVQHIVAFTATQCDMTADWRVNGAGFHHSHQHGFGLLNAWRLVNAAKVWESVPFLVSYQSSVIKEDVSVSTHSGVLIRTWNVSAADLKPSGMQTLEHVAVTVTITHPCRGNVEIVLECPSGMSSVIGARRSIDRDPSGYQDWTFSTVRCWGERAEGQYTLRISDSKDDESYQCAPVGVLKQWKLTLYGSSMTSSEVKERQKLVEEAMSGKHLDSSFSLPCPPGLDIPPEIINPFTSNSLKFLLLLGCFAFFWSVYYILDVTLGQVNLRGLLCLPRRRSHLKTISKARGVEEANEYRDEYIAEYKDQEDQDSGVDLQAVLDSEVKVPIIREQLET, translated from the exons ATGGCAGCGCCATATTTTCCCacattcctcctcctcatttTTTTGTCCTCAGTAGCCCTCTTGCTGCTCACCCTTCTGCCGTCTGTCACCCCATCCCTCCCTTTAACTGCCTCGTCTTTATCCTCGGCTTGGCCATCATGTGGTCCAGGTCAGTCTTGGGCCGTCCGGATTCACCACAGCCTGCATCACCAGAATGAAGATGAGAGAAAGGCCTCAGTTCACCTGGATGTGATAGCTGACAGG GTAGCAAAAGAGGCGGGGCTTCAGAACCGGGGTCAGATTGGAGAACTCGAAGGCCACTATTTGCTTTGCTCATCGCAACCTCACACTGGATCTTTGGGAGGCGTCTGGAAAAGGAGCATCCAACCGAGCGATGTTCTAGCAACACATCCTCATGTCTTGTGGTACTCTAAGGAGAGAGTGCTCAGTCGCTCAAAGAGGTCATTGGCCTTCAATGACCCCAACTATCCTAAACAGTGGCACTTG CACAATCGAATAAACAGAGGCATGGATATCAACGTGACGGGCGTGTGGGAACACAACATCACTGGTCAGGGGGTCACTGTTGTGGTTGTAGATGATGGTGTGGAACACACCCACAAAGACATTCAGCTCAACTAT AGTCCAGAGGGGAGTTACGACTTGAACTCCAATGACCCCGACCCCATGCCTCACCCAGACCTCCACAGCGACAACCATCATGGGACTCGATGTGCTGGGGAGATCGCAGCCGTTCCCAACAACAGCTTCTGCGCTGTGGGTGTGGCCTATGGCAGCAAGGTGGCAG GTATCAGAGTCCTGGATGGGCCCCTGACTGACAGCTTAGAGGCCATTGCCTTTAACAAGCATTACCAAATAAATGATATCTACAGTTGCAG TTGGGGACCAGATGATGACGGGCACACTGTGGATGGACCTCATCCCCTGGGCAAG GCTGCACTACAGCACGGGGTGATTGCAGGCCGAAGAGGCTTCGGGAGCATCTTTGTTGTTGCCAGCGGTAACGGGGGTCAGTACAACGACAACTGCAACTATGATGGCTACGCCAACTCCATCTACACCATCACGATAG GAGCAGTTGATGAGGAAGGCAAGAAGCCATTCTACGCAGAGGATTGTGCATCCATGCTGGCTGTCACGTTTAGCAGCGGGGGAGCCAGATCAAGGAGCATC GTGACATCTGATTGGTCGATGCACAAGGGGAGCGGCTGCACGGAGGGTCACACCGGTACGTCTGCTGCGGCCCCGCTGGCAGCAGGGATGGTGGCCCTCATGCTGCAGGTGCGGCCCTGCCTGACCTGGAGGGATGTTCAGCATATCGTCGCCTTCACTGCCACACAG TGCGACATGACTGCTGACTGGAGAGTGAACGGAGCTGGTTTTCATCACAGCCACCAGCATGGCTTTGGGCTTCTGAACGCATGGAGACTAGTTAATGCTGCCAAG GTGTGGGAGTCGGTGCCTTTTCTCGTATCCTATCAGAGCTCGGTCATAAAGGAGGACGTTTCCGTTTCCACTCATTCGGGCGTCTTGATCCGCACCTGGAATG TCTCTGCAGCCGACCTGAAACCTTCTGGGATGCAAACGCTCGAGCATGTAGCTGTTACTGTGACAATAACCCACCCCTGCCGGGGGAATGTGGAGATCGTGCTGGAATGTCCCAGTGGTATGAGCTCTGTCATCGGGGCTCGCAGGTCCATCGACAG AGATCCTTCTGGCTACCAGGACTGGACTTTCTCCACTGTGCGCTGCTGGGGGGAGAGAGCTGAAGGCCAATACACCCTCAGGATTTCTGACAGTA aagaTGACGAGTCTTATCAGTGCGCCCCAGTGGGAGTGCTGAAGCAGTGGAAGCTCACACTCTACGGTTCATCTATGACTTCCAGCGAAGTGAAGGAGAGGCAAAA GCTGGTGGAGGAAGCCATGAGTGGCAAACATCTGGACAGCAGCTTCTCTCTGCCCTGTCCTCCAGGCTTAGACATCCCCCCCGAGATCATTAACCCCTTCACCTCCAACAGCCTGAAG TTCCTGCTTCTGCTCGGATGCTTTGCTTTCTTCTGGTCCGTCTACTACATCTTGGACGTCACTCTCGGTCAGGTGAACCTCAGGGGCCTCCTGTGTCTGCCGAGGAGGCGGAGTCATCTCAAAACCATTAGCAAAGCCAGAGGAGTGGAGGAGGCGAACGAGTACCGAGACGAATACATCGCAGAGTACAAggaccaggaggaccaggactCAGGGGTGGACCTGCAGGCTGTGCTGGACTCTGAGGTCAAAGTTCCCATCATCAGGGAACAGCTGGAGACGTAA
- the tagln gene encoding transgelin isoform X2, translating into MANKGPSYGMSRQVQDKIDSKYDPELEQILVEWISRQCGSGVGRPEAGKMGFQTWLKDGCVLSELINSLFPGDKPIKKIQSSPMAFKQMEQISQFLNAAEKYGVTKTDMFQTVDLWEGKDLAAVQRTLSALGSLAVTKEEGTYNGDPNWFFKKAQENKRDFSDEQLKAGKNVIGLQMGSNKGASQEGMSYGRPRQIL; encoded by the exons ATGGCTAACAAAGGTCCATCTTACGGCATGAGTCGGCAGGTTCAGGATAAGATCGATAGCAAGTACGATCCTGAGCTGGAGCAGATCCTGGTGGAGTGGATCAGCCGTCAGTGTGGCTCTGGTGTGGGCAGGCCAGAGGCCGGCAAAATGGGCTTCCAGACCTGGCTGAAGGACGGATGT GTCCTGAGTGAACTTATTAATAGTTTGTTTCCTGGAGACAAACCGATAAAGAAGATCCAGAGCTCACCAATGGCCTTCAAACAAATGGAGCAGATCTCGCAGTTCCTCAACGCTGCAGAGAAGTACGGCGTCACCAAGACTGACATGTTCCAGACTGTGGACCTATGGGAAG GTAAGGACTTGGCAGCGGTTCAACGGACCCTGTCGGCTTTAGGCAGCTTGGCCGTCACCAAGGAGGAAGGCACATACAATGGAGACCCTAACTGGTTCTTCAA GAAAGCACAAGAGAACAAGCGAGATTTCAGCGACGAGCAGCTGAAGGCCGGCAAAAACGTGATCGGGTTGCAGATGGGGTCCAATAAGGGAGCCAGTCAGGAGGGAATGAGCTATGGCCGACCCCGACAGATCCTTTAA